From the Bacillota bacterium genome, one window contains:
- a CDS encoding extracellular solute-binding protein, with amino-acid sequence MLPKPEQSLTILHAGALRHPLRECARLFGQKHPRAEIRLEAAGSLACARRLLEGRHADVVALADPMLFEKLLVPRLVQRYFVFAIDQMVITFDDLSRHSRHINPDNWMDVLLEPEVTFGRSDHNLDPAGYRTLMLWRLAEQHYGRPGLFGRLNDKCRPEFIYAKSVDLTPAIREGRLDYGFQYRSVARQESLRFLRLPERINLSNPAYAGHYAQVSVELDSPLTGLRTMLHGAPVEFAAGCTKQARNRELAEAFLELLISRAGQQILEESGLVPY; translated from the coding sequence ATGCTGCCCAAACCCGAGCAGTCACTGACCATTCTCCACGCGGGCGCCTTGCGCCATCCGCTCCGGGAGTGCGCGCGCCTCTTCGGGCAGAAGCACCCGCGGGCCGAGATCCGCCTGGAGGCCGCCGGTTCGCTGGCGTGTGCCCGCCGCCTCCTGGAGGGCCGCCACGCGGACGTCGTCGCCCTGGCCGATCCGATGCTCTTCGAAAAGCTGCTGGTGCCCCGGTTGGTCCAGCGTTACTTTGTCTTCGCCATCGACCAGATGGTGATTACTTTCGACGACCTGTCCCGGCACAGCCGCCACATCAACCCGGACAACTGGATGGACGTCCTGCTGGAGCCGGAGGTGACCTTCGGCCGTTCCGACCACAACCTGGACCCCGCCGGCTACCGGACCCTGATGCTGTGGCGGTTGGCCGAGCAGCACTACGGCCGCCCCGGCCTGTTTGGCCGGCTGAACGACAAGTGCCGCCCGGAGTTTATTTACGCTAAATCGGTCGACCTGACCCCGGCGATCCGGGAAGGGCGCCTGGACTACGGGTTCCAGTACCGGAGTGTCGCCCGGCAGGAGAGCTTGCGTTTCCTGCGCCTGCCCGAGCGGATCAATTTGTCCAACCCCGCCTATGCCGGCCACTATGCACAGGTGTCGGTGGAGTTGGACAGCCCGCTCACCGGCCTGCGCACAATGTTGCACGGCGCCCCGGTGGAGTTTGCGGCCGGCTGTACCAAACAGGCCCGCAACCGGGAACTGGCGGAAGCTTTCCTGGAGCTGCTCATCAGCCGCGCCGGTCAACAAATCCTTGAGGAGTCGGGCCTCGTTCCCTACTAG
- a CDS encoding sulfite exporter TauE/SafE family protein, whose amino-acid sequence MFFPVAGIEVAPWIPFLAGFAVAFVCSMGGVSGAFLLLPLQVSVLGFTTPAVSATNHLFNVVAIPSGVYRYIREGRMVWPLTWMVVVGTLPGVFLGVFARVHYLPDPAAFKFFAGLVLLYIGLVMARSLIKKQAPGAGAKSVERRFQELVSEFRKTAAAVQEEGKAALPRTEVKQFSLTRMEYSFYGESFAVNPVIMISVSALVGIVGGIYGIGGGAIIAPIFVAMFHLPVYTIAGATLMGTFLTSLTAVVFYQAVAPFYPHLGIAPDWLLGVLFGFGGMVGMYLGARTQKFVPSNVIKWLLAFIITFTGLSYVVQFLF is encoded by the coding sequence GTGTTCTTCCCGGTAGCCGGAATTGAGGTGGCACCGTGGATCCCTTTTTTGGCCGGTTTCGCGGTGGCCTTCGTCTGCAGCATGGGCGGCGTGTCCGGCGCCTTCCTGCTGCTGCCGCTCCAGGTAAGCGTGCTCGGATTCACCACGCCTGCGGTCAGCGCCACCAACCACCTTTTCAACGTTGTGGCCATTCCCAGCGGGGTATACCGCTACATCCGGGAAGGGCGCATGGTCTGGCCCCTGACCTGGATGGTGGTTGTGGGCACCCTTCCCGGAGTGTTCCTGGGGGTGTTCGCGCGGGTGCACTACTTGCCGGACCCGGCCGCTTTCAAGTTCTTCGCCGGACTGGTACTTTTGTATATCGGCCTCGTGATGGCGAGATCCCTGATCAAGAAACAAGCCCCCGGCGCCGGGGCGAAGTCCGTGGAACGCCGGTTTCAGGAACTGGTCAGCGAGTTCCGCAAAACGGCGGCGGCCGTTCAGGAGGAAGGCAAGGCGGCTCTGCCCCGGACCGAGGTGAAGCAGTTCAGCCTGACCAGAATGGAATATTCTTTCTACGGCGAGTCTTTTGCGGTCAACCCCGTGATCATGATTTCTGTTTCCGCGCTGGTGGGCATTGTGGGCGGGATCTACGGCATCGGCGGCGGGGCGATCATCGCGCCGATCTTCGTGGCCATGTTTCACCTGCCGGTGTACACCATCGCCGGGGCGACTCTGATGGGCACCTTTCTCACGTCCTTGACGGCGGTTGTGTTTTACCAGGCCGTTGCTCCGTTTTACCCTCACTTGGGGATAGCGCCGGACTGGCTGCTCGGTGTCCTTTTCGGGTTCGGCGGCATGGTGGGAATGTACCTCGGGGCCAGGACCCAGAAATTCGTCCCGTCCAACGTCATCAAGTGGCTGCTGGCTTTTATCATCACGTTCACCGGGTTAAGCTACGTCGTGCAGTTCCTCTTCTAG